A genomic region of Bernardetia sp. ABR2-2B contains the following coding sequences:
- a CDS encoding Mrp/NBP35 family ATP-binding protein, giving the protein MQITKEGILEALSTVDDPDLKKDLVTLGMIKNISIEQEPNKTTVHFTVVLTTPACPLKELIRNNCEKAIHQKYDESVRCQIEMTSNVTSIRTGKILPEVKNIIAVASGKGGVGKSTVASNLAVALAQTGAKVGLIDADIFGPSIPTMFDCESARPGVRQEGERYIILPFEKHGVKLLSIGFLAPPDDAIVWRGPMASSAFRQFLADADWGELDYLFIDLPPGTSDIHLTLVQTVPVTGAVVVTTPQKVALADAQKGVAMFTQPKINVPILGIVENMAYFTPAELPENKYYLFGENGGKVLAQRNDVPFLGEVPLVQAIREAGDGGVPLAAQENLDSQSQIVTETFKDIAQKLAQSVALRNAQQNPTEAVSIN; this is encoded by the coding sequence ATACAAATTACAAAAGAAGGAATTTTGGAAGCTCTTTCTACGGTAGATGATCCAGATTTGAAAAAAGATTTGGTTACCTTAGGAATGATAAAAAATATATCAATAGAACAAGAACCTAATAAAACGACTGTACACTTTACAGTTGTCTTGACTACTCCTGCTTGTCCTCTAAAAGAACTTATTCGTAACAACTGTGAGAAAGCAATTCATCAAAAATATGACGAAAGCGTTCGTTGTCAGATAGAAATGACTTCGAATGTTACCAGTATCCGAACAGGAAAAATACTACCAGAGGTAAAAAACATTATTGCTGTTGCTTCTGGAAAGGGTGGCGTAGGCAAATCTACGGTAGCTTCAAATTTAGCTGTTGCTCTTGCTCAAACTGGTGCAAAAGTAGGTTTGATAGATGCTGATATTTTTGGGCCTTCTATTCCTACAATGTTTGATTGCGAATCGGCACGTCCAGGGGTTCGTCAGGAAGGAGAGCGTTATATTATCTTGCCTTTCGAAAAACATGGTGTAAAACTTCTCTCTATCGGTTTTCTTGCTCCTCCTGATGATGCTATTGTTTGGCGTGGTCCTATGGCAAGTTCTGCTTTTCGTCAGTTTTTGGCTGATGCAGATTGGGGCGAATTAGATTATTTGTTTATTGACCTTCCTCCTGGAACGAGTGATATTCATCTTACTTTGGTTCAGACTGTTCCAGTAACAGGTGCAGTTGTCGTAACAACGCCTCAAAAAGTTGCTTTGGCAGATGCTCAAAAAGGCGTTGCTATGTTTACACAACCTAAAATCAATGTTCCTATTTTGGGAATTGTTGAGAATATGGCATACTTTACACCTGCCGAACTTCCAGAAAATAAATATTATCTTTTTGGAGAAAATGGAGGAAAAGTATTGGCACAACGCAATGATGTTCCTTTTTTGGGAGAAGTTCCGTTAGTACAAGCAATTCGTGAAGCAGGAGATGGAGGAGTGCCTTTGGCAGCACAAGAAAATCTTGATAGTCAATCTCAAATCGTTACAGAAACATTTAAAGATATTGCACAAAAATTAGCGCAAAGTGTGGCTCTAAGAAACGCACAACAAAATCCAACAGAAGCTGTTTCAATAAACTAA
- a CDS encoding sigma-70 family RNA polymerase sigma factor: MEQSQLNISHQQISEEEHILAAQKDSKNFRFLYEANYEAIFRFLYRKANDEALAADLTSQTFIKALQNIQKFEYKGVPFSAWLYRIASNEFLKYYRKQKKMPVYSLEEETAKKLTNFSEELADERQQERIDQLKKILEKLKPKDMQMIELRFFEDKSFKEIAFILETTESAAKMRTYRIIEKIKESVSNYQ; encoded by the coding sequence TTGGAACAATCACAACTAAATATTTCACATCAACAAATAAGTGAGGAAGAACACATCTTAGCTGCTCAAAAAGATTCTAAAAATTTTAGATTTCTTTATGAAGCAAATTATGAAGCTATCTTTCGTTTTTTATACAGAAAAGCAAATGATGAAGCTTTAGCAGCCGATTTGACTTCACAAACCTTCATAAAAGCACTACAAAATATTCAGAAATTTGAATATAAAGGAGTTCCGTTTTCGGCGTGGTTGTATCGTATTGCCTCCAATGAATTTTTAAAATATTATAGAAAACAAAAAAAAATGCCTGTTTATTCTTTGGAAGAAGAAACAGCAAAAAAATTAACTAACTTTTCAGAAGAATTAGCTGATGAAAGACAACAAGAACGAATAGACCAATTAAAAAAAATATTAGAAAAACTCAAACCAAAAGATATGCAAATGATAGAGCTTCGCTTTTTTGAAGATAAATCATTCAAAGAAATTGCTTTTATCTTAGAAACAACAGAAAGTGCAGCCAAAATGAGAACGTATAGAATTATAGAAAAAATAAAAGAATCAGTTTCCAATTATCAGTAA
- a CDS encoding TonB-dependent receptor, with protein MKNYSFVFSCLCIFLFFFSQTFAQNEDSLKSESISTPLHLAKEKLTEADLTKTTFAEETRLVSVSRSAKELKDIPSTVYVVTKEEILENGYITLVDVMKTVPWIKVSQPGSGVLGEMFFMRGQIGNEYTKILINNVPIQPAVNGALAIGTQLPIAQAERIEIVYGPASAVYGGDAVAGVINIITQTSEKSAYAQANAYFGANDYRHLDFLAGGKAGRDKNVLQYSIYGNLTKRDDLNLDRGSDAFNPFNTFLNSFTTPNDLQTRRFLRNLATNQPDSFFTILENRAGLTSYVGTPFKATVNQLPEQSYLIGVKFNYRKLQVSVDEMYSRRHSVLGRTPAFFSYANPETYMAETTRRTHISYQTSNKKSSFLINASYLFYRLDANSSFGTNYNIGRSSGRSYRYEGSDDVFLESIYTRKINPNFELTGGFSITLSANLPVTNDLEEPFDINLYNDALNGNLEPNPILGNFGYNGNNFLNGGVFLQAYYTKNKWVGVFGARIDSRSRFEEDSTSGNGVLNPRASILYKINPKLSIRSSFATAFRAPPPSIQFTSLALPDIETDSVIYQQVPNPNLNPETSLTTEFGVRYFPTKNISLDIVGYFTGTNSPIVGRFRPIDKERYPNASYLSGNSNGTARVYINDEDSRSAIYGVQGILKVKNIIERIHLDTDVFFSFTQGTEVLPDDGGTINDYRMQPDFMGQWRISLRPSPKWYINFQHVIMSSWYRRNTFNIEQYEEDRSQTDGYYTLDMLVRHYFNKNVSAYFRINNVFDAEYGGIDATGLDVDATFNPQLQRNIQAGVSFRIN; from the coding sequence ATGAAAAATTATAGTTTTGTTTTTTCTTGTCTCTGTATTTTTTTATTTTTTTTCTCACAAACATTTGCTCAAAATGAGGATAGTTTGAAGAGTGAAAGTATTTCTACACCTCTACACCTTGCTAAAGAAAAACTTACGGAAGCAGACCTTACCAAAACTACTTTTGCAGAAGAAACACGTCTTGTTTCGGTAAGTCGTTCGGCAAAAGAACTTAAAGATATTCCTTCTACTGTTTATGTAGTTACGAAGGAGGAAATTTTGGAAAATGGATATATTACACTTGTCGATGTAATGAAGACCGTACCTTGGATAAAAGTCTCACAACCAGGGTCTGGAGTTTTGGGAGAGATGTTTTTTATGCGTGGACAGATAGGGAATGAATACACAAAGATTTTGATTAATAATGTTCCTATTCAGCCTGCTGTAAATGGTGCGCTTGCCATAGGAACGCAACTTCCGATAGCACAAGCCGAGCGAATAGAAATTGTTTATGGTCCTGCTTCGGCAGTTTATGGTGGTGATGCTGTAGCTGGTGTAATCAATATTATTACCCAAACATCTGAAAAATCGGCATATGCACAAGCTAATGCTTACTTTGGTGCAAATGATTATAGACATTTAGATTTTTTAGCTGGAGGAAAAGCAGGACGAGATAAAAATGTTTTGCAATACAGTATTTATGGAAACCTTACCAAAAGAGATGACTTAAATTTGGATAGAGGTTCAGATGCTTTTAATCCTTTTAATACCTTTTTAAATTCTTTTACTACTCCTAATGATTTACAGACTAGACGCTTTCTTAGAAATTTGGCTACTAATCAGCCTGATTCTTTTTTTACAATTTTGGAAAATAGAGCAGGGCTTACTTCTTATGTAGGTACTCCTTTCAAAGCAACTGTTAATCAACTGCCAGAACAAAGTTATTTAATAGGTGTAAAGTTCAATTATAGAAAGTTACAAGTTTCGGTTGATGAAATGTATAGTCGAAGACATAGTGTTTTGGGACGTACTCCTGCTTTTTTTTCGTATGCCAATCCAGAAACATACATGGCAGAAACGACTCGTCGGACACATATTTCTTATCAGACAAGTAATAAGAAATCATCATTTTTAATAAATGCTTCTTATTTATTTTATCGATTAGATGCAAACAGTTCTTTTGGTACTAATTATAATATTGGTCGTTCGTCGGGTCGTTCGTATAGATATGAAGGCTCGGATGATGTGTTTTTAGAGAGTATTTATACAAGAAAAATTAATCCAAATTTTGAACTTACAGGAGGTTTTTCAATTACACTTTCTGCAAATTTACCTGTTACGAATGATCTTGAGGAACCTTTTGATATAAATTTATACAATGATGCCTTAAATGGTAATCTTGAGCCTAACCCAATACTAGGTAATTTTGGTTATAATGGTAATAATTTCTTAAATGGAGGTGTATTTCTTCAAGCTTATTACACGAAAAACAAATGGGTAGGTGTTTTTGGAGCTAGAATAGACTCTCGTAGTAGATTTGAAGAAGATAGCACTTCTGGCAATGGAGTCTTAAATCCTAGAGCTTCTATTCTTTACAAGATAAACCCCAAGTTATCTATCAGAAGTTCTTTTGCAACAGCATTTCGTGCTCCTCCTCCTTCTATACAGTTTACTTCACTGGCATTGCCAGACATTGAAACAGACTCAGTTATTTATCAGCAAGTTCCAAATCCAAACCTTAACCCAGAAACCTCTCTCACAACAGAGTTTGGAGTGCGTTATTTTCCTACAAAAAATATTAGCTTAGATATTGTAGGTTACTTTACAGGAACAAATAGTCCAATTGTGGGGCGTTTTCGTCCTATTGATAAAGAAAGATACCCAAATGCGTCTTATCTTTCAGGAAATTCTAACGGAACAGCTCGTGTATATATAAATGATGAAGATAGCCGTTCAGCTATTTATGGAGTACAGGGAATACTAAAAGTAAAAAACATCATTGAGCGTATTCATTTAGACACAGATGTATTTTTTAGTTTCACACAAGGAACTGAAGTTTTGCCTGATGATGGGGGAACAATAAATGATTATCGTATGCAGCCTGATTTTATGGGGCAATGGCGAATTTCTTTGCGTCCTTCTCCAAAGTGGTATATTAATTTTCAACATGTAATAATGAGTAGTTGGTATAGAAGAAATACTTTCAATATAGAACAGTATGAAGAAGACAGGTCTCAAACTGATGGGTATTATACATTAGATATGCTTGTTCGTCATTATTTCAATAAAAATGTAAGTGCCTACTTTAGAATAAATAATGTCTTTGATGCAGAATATGGAGGTATAGATGCCACAGGATTAGATGTAGATGCGACTTTTAACCCACAGTTACAGAGAAATATACAAGCAGGAGTTAGTTTTAGAATTAATTAA
- a CDS encoding NifU family protein: MNVENNLESRVEAALDSVRPYLKADGGDVKVIEITEDGIVKVEMIGACGSCSISPITLKTGIEQAILSHVEEIKSVVAINLTDTKQKNVAV, encoded by the coding sequence ATGAATGTAGAAAATAATTTAGAAAGCCGAGTAGAAGCTGCTTTAGATAGTGTTCGTCCTTATTTAAAAGCAGATGGAGGAGATGTAAAAGTAATAGAAATTACAGAAGATGGGATAGTTAAAGTAGAAATGATTGGAGCTTGTGGTTCGTGTTCTATTTCTCCTATTACCCTCAAAACAGGCATCGAACAAGCAATTTTGAGTCACGTAGAAGAAATAAAAAGTGTCGTTGCCATCAACCTAACAGACACAAAACAAAAAAATGTTGCTGTCTAA
- a CDS encoding LysR substrate-binding domain-containing protein gives MNFQQLEYIIAIDKYRHFVKAAEACFVTQATLSMMIKKLEEELDVKIFDRSKQPVVPTEIGKKIILQAKITVQEAKKIKELVSEEQDKISGEFRIGIIPTLAPYLLPLFLPSYLKNYPFVKVQISELTTEEIIKRLERNEIDVGILATPLENNMLVEKPLFYEQFVIYASKEEKFMNKKYLLAEDIDINRLWLLEEGHCLRSQVINLCELKSKEKEVHQLDFAAASIETLRKIVEINNGITIIPSLALADMTEKQMQNIRHFKNPAPVREISLVTYRHFIKEKLLLSLENEILKVIPSEMKNSIKKEILKIN, from the coding sequence ATGAACTTTCAACAACTAGAATACATCATTGCTATTGACAAATACCGTCATTTTGTAAAAGCTGCCGAAGCCTGTTTCGTTACACAAGCAACGCTAAGTATGATGATAAAAAAGCTAGAAGAGGAACTAGACGTTAAGATTTTTGATAGAAGCAAACAACCTGTTGTTCCGACAGAAATAGGAAAGAAAATTATTTTACAAGCCAAAATAACAGTACAGGAGGCAAAAAAAATAAAAGAATTAGTAAGCGAAGAACAAGACAAAATAAGTGGAGAGTTCCGAATTGGAATTATACCAACCCTTGCACCTTACCTGTTGCCTTTATTTTTACCTTCTTATCTCAAAAATTACCCATTCGTAAAAGTTCAGATTAGCGAACTCACAACAGAAGAAATCATAAAACGATTAGAACGAAATGAAATTGATGTAGGGATTTTGGCAACGCCTTTAGAAAATAACATGCTAGTAGAAAAACCTCTTTTTTATGAGCAGTTTGTTATTTATGCTTCTAAAGAAGAGAAGTTTATGAATAAAAAATATCTTTTGGCAGAAGATATTGACATAAATAGATTGTGGCTTTTGGAAGAGGGGCATTGTTTGCGCTCACAAGTCATTAATTTGTGTGAGCTAAAGAGCAAAGAAAAAGAAGTTCATCAGTTAGACTTTGCAGCAGCAAGTATCGAAACACTCAGAAAAATTGTAGAGATAAATAATGGAATTACAATTATTCCTAGTCTTGCCTTAGCCGACATGACTGAAAAACAGATGCAAAATATTCGTCATTTCAAAAATCCTGCACCTGTTCGTGAAATTAGTTTGGTAACTTATCGTCATTTTATCAAAGAAAAATTACTACTCTCTTTGGAAAATGAGATTTTGAAAGTCATTCCTAGTGAAATGAAAAACTCAATCAAGAAAGAAATTTTAAAAATTAATTAA
- a CDS encoding IS4 family transposase, whose translation MAKAKYASSGKVTKLVSVLSSHLKGFHLARVQFIGLFVIAVIKVGLGGLIQIATAFERNVEYSSSLRRIERFLNYYELDFQAITNLIISLEGIEQWENIVLCLDRTNWKVGKEHINILLLSAAHKGVSIPLCWSVLSRTGNSATQQRIDLIEDFLNQFPNLSITALVADREFIGKKWFFYLATKKFDFVMRIKSNFKATRKGKTKSIVAWCRGLSISETYQLDGTFVVNEAEVYLSVSRTQKGYIYLASPVLLDNIFEIYKQRWEIETLFKALKSQGFNLENTKLTEPNKIAKLIALCSIAFVWCYKVGEWKHKKTKIRVCSNGYNEYSFFRYGLIEIKKILNNPMTSETKFDQKIKVLSME comes from the coding sequence ATGGCGAAAGCAAAGTATGCTTCTAGTGGTAAAGTTACAAAATTAGTTAGTGTTTTATCTTCTCATTTAAAAGGGTTTCATTTAGCCCGAGTTCAATTTATAGGTCTTTTTGTAATAGCTGTTATAAAGGTAGGTCTAGGAGGTTTAATTCAAATTGCAACTGCGTTTGAAAGGAATGTAGAATACAGTTCTTCTTTACGTCGTATAGAACGCTTTTTAAATTATTATGAGCTTGATTTTCAAGCAATTACTAATTTGATTATTTCCTTAGAAGGCATTGAACAATGGGAAAATATCGTACTGTGTTTGGATAGAACGAATTGGAAAGTTGGAAAAGAGCATATTAATATTTTGCTTCTCTCAGCAGCTCATAAAGGGGTATCTATTCCTCTTTGTTGGTCTGTACTTTCGAGGACAGGAAATTCAGCTACTCAACAACGAATTGATTTGATAGAAGATTTCTTAAATCAATTTCCTAATTTATCTATTACTGCTCTTGTAGCAGATAGAGAGTTTATAGGTAAAAAATGGTTTTTCTATTTAGCTACAAAAAAATTTGATTTTGTAATGCGTATAAAATCTAACTTTAAAGCTACTAGAAAAGGGAAAACAAAGTCTATTGTAGCATGGTGTAGAGGGCTTTCGATTTCAGAAACCTATCAACTAGATGGAACATTTGTAGTCAATGAAGCAGAGGTATATTTATCTGTAAGTCGAACACAAAAAGGATATATTTATTTAGCATCACCTGTTTTATTGGATAATATTTTTGAAATTTATAAACAACGTTGGGAAATCGAAACGTTGTTTAAAGCACTAAAATCACAAGGTTTTAACTTAGAAAATACAAAATTAACAGAACCAAATAAAATAGCTAAATTAATTGCTTTGTGTTCCATTGCCTTTGTTTGGTGTTACAAAGTAGGAGAATGGAAACATAAAAAAACAAAAATAAGAGTCTGTTCAAATGGATATAATGAATACTCTTTTTTCAGATATGGATTAATAGAAATTAAAAAAATACTCAATAATCCAATGACTAGTGAAACTAAATTTGATCAAAAAATTAAAGTTTTGTCAATGGAGTAA
- a CDS encoding AAA family ATPase — protein sequence MQKLPIGIQSFEKIRTENYLYVDKTEHIYSLLDSAGYYFFSRPRRFGKSLLISTLKEIFLGKKELFKGLFIEDKIEWNKYPVLHFNWTEIDYKTLGLEKTIEENLFYQASLYEIKLESKTIHSQLQELVRKLHKKYNQQVVLLIDEYDKPIIDFLSDEQIHIAEENREIMKNFYSPIKSLDNELRFFFLTGVSRFTKVSVFSDLNHLKDITLTRLGYSLVGYTEPEVHTYFDNYITKIAKEKEITEEELKQEIRSWYNGYSFGGERLYNPFSVLNFIDDREFNNYWFATGTPTFLVKLMQKGNYYDMDNQIMDLQTLGSFDIAEMQPITILFQTGYLTLIEKLDMNVYRLGYPNKEVKNSMLNMLLSTYTYQQKGYSVPLVFELKQAFLHQDFEKLFIHFTTLFAKIPLTPLTKL from the coding sequence ATGCAAAAATTACCAATCGGAATACAGAGTTTTGAAAAAATACGTACAGAAAATTATCTGTATGTAGATAAAACAGAACATATTTACAGCTTATTAGATAGTGCAGGATATTATTTTTTCTCTCGCCCTCGCCGTTTTGGTAAATCTTTATTAATCAGTACGTTGAAAGAGATTTTTTTAGGCAAAAAAGAACTTTTTAAAGGACTTTTTATAGAAGATAAAATTGAATGGAATAAATATCCAGTTCTTCATTTCAATTGGACAGAAATAGATTACAAAACCTTAGGATTAGAAAAAACCATTGAAGAAAATTTATTTTATCAAGCTAGTTTGTATGAAATTAAGTTAGAATCAAAAACTATACACTCACAGTTACAAGAGTTAGTTAGAAAATTACATAAAAAATACAATCAACAAGTTGTTTTATTAATTGATGAATATGACAAACCAATTATAGATTTTTTGAGTGATGAGCAAATTCATATTGCAGAAGAGAATAGAGAAATAATGAAAAATTTTTATTCTCCTATCAAGAGTTTGGATAACGAATTACGTTTTTTCTTTCTGACAGGGGTTTCAAGATTTACAAAAGTATCTGTTTTTTCTGATTTGAATCATTTAAAAGATATTACACTTACTCGTTTGGGGTATAGTTTGGTAGGATATACCGAACCAGAAGTGCATACTTATTTTGACAATTACATTACTAAAATAGCAAAAGAAAAAGAGATTACTGAAGAGGAATTAAAACAAGAAATTAGAAGTTGGTATAATGGTTATAGTTTTGGTGGAGAGAGATTGTATAATCCTTTTTCAGTTTTGAATTTTATAGATGATAGAGAGTTTAATAATTATTGGTTTGCGACAGGAACGCCTACTTTTTTGGTAAAACTAATGCAAAAAGGAAATTATTATGATATGGATAATCAAATAATGGACTTACAGACGTTGGGAAGTTTTGACATCGCAGAAATGCAACCAATTACAATTTTATTTCAAACGGGTTATCTGACTTTGATAGAGAAATTAGATATGAATGTTTATCGTTTGGGTTATCCCAACAAAGAAGTCAAAAACTCAATGCTTAATATGCTTTTGAGTACTTATACCTATCAACAAAAAGGATATTCTGTTCCATTGGTATTTGAACTAAAACAAGCTTTTTTACATCAAGATTTTGAAAAATTATTTATTCATTTTACTACCCTTTTTGCTAAAATCCCCCTTACTCCATTGACAAAACTTTAA
- a CDS encoding PD-(D/E)XK nuclease domain-containing protein, producing the protein MFEQYKESYYHTVIFLTFELLGFYIDAEVNTSRGRIDAVVKSKEAIFIFEFKVNETPQKAIEQIKEKKYADKYLTEKENGKTIFLLGVNFKNKTEVEYLVEEI; encoded by the coding sequence ATTTTTGAGCAGTACAAAGAAAGTTATTATCATACCGTAATTTTCCTCACTTTTGAGCTTTTGGGTTTTTATATAGATGCCGAAGTAAATACATCAAGAGGAAGAATTGATGCCGTCGTAAAGTCAAAAGAAGCGATTTTTATTTTTGAATTTAAAGTAAATGAAACACCACAAAAAGCAATAGAACAAATCAAAGAAAAAAAATATGCTGATAAATATTTGACTGAAAAAGAAAATGGCAAAACTATTTTCCTGCTGGGAGTGAATTTTAAGAATAAAACAGAAGTGGAGTATTTGGTGGAGGAAATTTAA
- a CDS encoding UbiA family prenyltransferase, whose protein sequence is MKAFFIFLIQLFLSFRPLNLFLIVLTQTLTSVFLLDNSLCISNLFKNKNFIFCSNFYLLVLATILSAAAGYVLNDIFDRRIDLINSPLRSSFTEKNLYLFYFLSSLFLGIALLLSFIISLKIGFAVLFSCLLLVFYAKKSKQLGILKPVLVSFLTAFSILLVSFINYSISTNYTLILLEIPITIYFFSFWAFLLSMLREIIKDFEDFEGDISQHSFTSTIHLGKHKSKTLLIILSSLLILSLLVAPFFTLNTSFRFLHQLTMIVLVGNFIFLLNDKKFNSSTSNYKKLSLFCKIMMLIGILGMMAY, encoded by the coding sequence ATGAAAGCTTTTTTTATTTTTTTAATTCAGCTTTTTCTTTCTTTTCGTCCTCTCAATCTATTTTTAATTGTTCTCACTCAAACACTAACAAGTGTTTTTTTATTAGACAATTCACTTTGCATTTCAAATTTATTTAAAAATAAAAATTTTATTTTTTGTTCTAATTTCTATTTACTTGTTTTAGCTACCATTTTGAGCGCAGCAGCAGGATATGTTTTGAATGATATATTTGATAGAAGAATAGATTTAATTAACTCTCCTCTTCGCAGTTCATTTACAGAAAAAAACCTCTACCTCTTTTATTTTTTGAGTAGTTTGTTTTTAGGAATAGCCTTGCTTTTAAGTTTCATAATCTCTCTAAAAATTGGCTTTGCTGTTCTTTTCAGTTGTCTTTTACTTGTTTTTTATGCTAAAAAGAGCAAACAATTAGGGATTTTAAAACCAGTTTTAGTTTCATTTCTAACAGCTTTTTCAATTCTTCTAGTAAGTTTTATCAACTATTCTATCTCTACAAATTATACTTTAATTTTATTAGAAATTCCTATAACTATTTATTTTTTTTCGTTTTGGGCGTTTTTGCTTTCTATGCTTAGAGAAATTATCAAAGATTTTGAAGATTTTGAAGGAGATATTTCTCAACATAGCTTTACATCTACCATTCATTTAGGAAAGCATAAAAGTAAAACTTTGCTTATTATTCTTTCCTCTCTTCTGATTCTTTCCTTATTAGTAGCTCCTTTCTTTACACTCAACACTTCTTTTCGCTTTTTGCATCAATTGACAATGATTGTTTTGGTAGGAAATTTTATTTTTTTATTAAATGATAAGAAATTCAATTCTTCTACTAGCAATTATAAAAAACTTAGTCTTTTTTGTAAGATTATGATGCTTATTGGTATTTTGGGAATGATGGCTTATTAA